Part of the Hemicordylus capensis ecotype Gifberg chromosome 7, rHemCap1.1.pri, whole genome shotgun sequence genome, GCTTTGTGTATCTTTTTATATCCCTGGTTATGTGTATTGAAGGAATACACACCAGTGAGCAACGCTTGAACATTTTACTTTGGTTAAGAAACAAGATTACGCTTTTTTCCTCATGGAATAAGTGATGCTATCTTGGATGTCTCAAATTGAGTGTAAGGATACAACATCACATTCTCTTGTATGCAATAGTGATGTTATCAGCCCTGGAAATAAAGAACTGGAAGCTCAGAGCAAGTCAAAGCAAGGGGGTATTTGCATAATAGTGTATGTGTGATGTATTTCTAAAACAAAGCTCCATGTGTACCTCTAGCTTTGGCCTTAAATAGATTTGCTGCCTACAGAACTTGTATGCACCATAAATGCTTTGAAAGCTTTCTGCTTTAGCAAAAATCTATGGGTATACAAGTTTTCTCAAAGTAAGAATACTGTTACTTTAATATGTTATTATTGAAGAAAGCTCCATAGTAAGTGAAATGTTAATCTCACTAGAAAGAATTTTTTGAAGTTCAAAGGGTGTatacatgttttttttaatttaaataatcTAATGTTTCTCTTAGTTTTTATCACATAGGTAGCAGGCTTCCCAGGTGGGGCTGTATGAATTTCAGTGGATTCACTGGGATTGCCAAGGCATTCTCCCACTTACTGGAATGTATCTCAATTCTGTTGGGATTTTCAAGGGTCAAAGTATTCCTATTTCAGCCCTCTGAGTTATTGAAAAAGCCATCACAATAAGctgtgactgtggatgatggaagttttagTCCAAGAGTTGCAGAGCCTCAAGTTGGGCACCCCTTGTTAGAAAGACCTGGAGAGAGTTTCTGCATTGCAAGACCAGAGTGGAGGTTTTGCAGTCACAGTGCCTGTGTGAGTGGTGCCCATACTTGGTTTTCTTCCTTGTGTCAGTGAATCCCCAAAAGGATCCAGAGATGGGGTTACTTGGGGGTTGGTGTGCATGGCCTATAAGCTCACGCACACCCTCAGTTGAAGAATAGCCCATCTGTTGCCTGAGATTAAACGTTTCAAATCCAGATGGTTAAAAGCTTAAATCAGCCTTTCGAAAGATACAAATGACCCATTTCAGAGATTTTCTTCACTTGAGCCACTGTGGTACAGTGAGAAAATTTACAACTCTGGGAGGAAATCCTTTCCCCATTGTTACACATACAGTATAATCAGCAGACTGAAGCGGCACCCCTTGTGCTGCTGTGCTTCAGGGTCATTTGGTGTTTCTTTTATTAACAGTGATTTCCAACAGTGTTTAATTCTGAACACTAAAGCCAAACCAGACGGAAAACTAACATTAAATACAAATAGCACAGATTTGTTTTGGTAGCAAGCATCCCTTGAATTAGGTTAATTTGTGGTAAGTTTTAAAGAAAGTGCTCAGCTGGGATGTGTTTAACTTTGCAAAAAATGATGTGCAGCAAACAGTGAAGATAATTTGTGAGTTACTTGTGGCAGGGGAACCTTACTGTACCAATAAAACATCCTAATATAAGGTGGTTTTTTCATGGTCCTATTGCAGAATTATCTAGGACTGGCTCTCATTCTGTGCTACTAACTTGTGCTAAGAAGTCTTGGTTCCCACTCATCccatttgaacataagaacagccctgctggatcaggcccaaggcccatccagtcgagcatcctgtttcacagagtgcctaccagatgcctctgagaagcccacaggcttgCCTTTCTCCTACATCATACTCGTTGTCTGGAGAATATCCTATGTTTTGTGGGTGTCTTGCATTTGTGATGGGCAGACAAGATCACTGTTTGAGATTTTAATTGATGGTGGCATTCAGTGACATTCCATGGATCAGCTCTTGGAACCATTGAAAGTTAAATTGTACTTCTTCAGCCATCAGTcaatttaaaaagtgttttgaTTAACTAAAAATTTGCCTCTGACTGCTAAgggaatatattttaaatatttctgttcCAATTATTTTTAGTATAGGTGCCATCCAGAGGAGGCATTCCTCCTCCTGACTCTCATCAGGGAATGATAAGATGGTACCTGCTTCAACACCCATGCACTGTCTGAAAacagtgagcccccccccccgaattgttTTGTGTGCAGACTTTAGATTTAATCAGATAATCAGCTGAAACTCATGCCTAACTAGGGTTTTTGGAGTGACAATGTTATTAAATTATGAAAACTATAAAGAATGTGTGTTTCTGGTGtccctctcctttccccactAAAATGATTGTTCTGGGAGTAGGACTAATCAGCTCCTATGCTATCACTGGGTCGCTAATATGTGCATGAATTTCACACTTTCACTTTTTAGTTGACTTTAGTGgtgtatttgatttttttaacacaacttttcaaaaatgaggggacggtaaaaaggaagttgaaagggaaagtcaggaggcaaatcattccagaaagcctggaacttattcaaaagcacaatactagaagctcagttggaatgcacagtcctcccttgccaaccacagttttaccaaccacggttttgagtatatgcaaatgggaaattgtgacaggtcttgccaaccacgaccTGAGTATCCGTGTTTGgcgaggttttttttttaattttggaggggtttcagtgattttggggggtctagaggttcaatctgctcattcttctcgGTGACCCTTGCTGAACCTGCTGTTCCttgccattttaaaatgcctttgagtgattagttcatggaggacaggtctatcaatggctactagtctggtggctataggccacctccaacctcagaggtatgatgcctctgaatacctgttgcaggggagcaacagcaggagagagggcatgtcctcacctcttgcttgtgggctccccagaggcatctggtggtccactgtgtgaaataggatgctggactagataggccttgtgcctgatccagcagggctgttctcttaCGTTTAACTTTCTGGGGCTTCTGTTTTGTAGTTTGAGTGTTTGGAGCATTGTTTACTAGGGATTAATAAAAACCTGAAAGTTCTGTTTATCTTGGAGGTACATTTCTATAGGATTGGAATGAAAAGAAGAGCAAGAATGGCAGTTCTTGGGCAATAGGGAAAAATAACCAATGGGTTGGATGTCAGCAAGTGTCTGTATGAATGGAACAGCACTTCCACTTGTCCAAGTGGGATTTCCACAGAATCCCCCCCTCCATTGGCAGCCCCTCTGCACCATACCTCACAATATTTTTGGAAGGCCCCCCTAACCCTCAGGATCAGCTTTTAGGAGGGCAGTGCAATAAGGTGAGGGTGGGAAAAGCCCCATTCCAGTTCTCTAGATCCAAGCAATTATGTTTGTGGAGCAGAAGGGGTGAGGATATAGTAACATAATTTAGCTGGTTATAGAGTTAGTAGATGTTTggagctctgagctccttggaggaagaaataaaAAAATGTTTATCACTTCCTTTTTGTTTCTGACTTGAAATTGGTAGTAGGAAAGTTGTTGACACAGTCACCTGTGCTTACAGTTTCACTCTCAGAAATGCAGCAATTAAACCTAGGCAGAAGAATAACGCGTGTTGATGATGTCCCAAAGCCACTGAGCTTCATTAAGCTTGCTTAAGTATGTTTTTAGCAGATTTGTGACTAAAGTGTCTATAGTAGGAAAGTTCAGTGCCTGACaggtttatctttttaaaatattgtgttcAGTGAGGAATGTTTACATGGCAGGTTTCCAAATCAGAGATTTTGCTTGCCCTTGTTTAGTTGTATCATCAGTTTGTTGTATGTGTCATTCTGTTTTTGTTGAATGAAAAGCCTCCCACTCCTTTCCTAATGCTGGGACAGCCCCTCTGCTGCCGTTCCCCTGAGGTGCTTGAGTGTGTCAAGCTTGGTAGTCACTTTCCGTAGCCTCCAGCTCTCCTTCCAGTATCAGCAGCCTCGAATCTTTGTGACACAAGCAGTTACAGTTTGTTGTGGTTGATTTGCTGTGAGTGGGAGCTGAAACTGACTGGTACTGGTATTTGATTCTCAGAATCTGGAAGACTGTTCTCCTTTGCCTTGAGACTGCAGCTGGAGTTGCTGCAAAGGTGTAGCTGTCAAAGGACTTTCCAGACTTGGCCTCGAGACAAATGAGTTTCAGCTTCTCTGTGAATGCTTTGCTTCTGGTATGCTGCAGCATGCATCATTCTTGCTGTAGCCCATTACGTGTCGACTGGATAATGCAGAATTGCCACGTCTATTGTGTCCAAAGGTTATGTTGAGCACTCTTCTGCATGAGGATCAGGGGATAAGGAAAGGATTGTGGGACTGCTAGGTTATGTTCCTAGTTTGTAGCAGCATGAAGGACATGGTCTTCTGCACAGAAGGGCTACAGTGCTGCTGTATTTATGCGGAAGGGATCTGTGTCAGCAAAGGCTGTTTATTCCAGCACAAGTACACTTCATTGGATTGCAGAATGGAAAGGAGCAATTttttatggggcggctaacaaagtttattattaaggAAGATCAACAATGTCTCTGAGTCAGAGGGTGGCTCGTTCATCAAGGGACTAGGCAGCGGGAACTGATTCTGAGGCCTAAGGACCCTGATGCTAACTCCCCTGCAAGTGTTAGTTTGTGTGTCCTGCAAATCCTAGTTTGAAATGACAATCCCTGACAGTAGTGTGGAAAAACTGTTGTTGGTCTGAGTTTCATAACTCTTAAATATTAAGGCTagcacattttaaattgttgttcttTCGGAGTGACAATCTAGGCGTTTAAGAGTGTGTGTCTTTTGGAAATGTCAAAAGCCCAGTTCGTCAAAGCATGTCACCTGGAAGAGCTTTGTTGCCAGACTTGACAAACCTCAGatgccatggtgcctagactagggaTATTCAGCGgtagaattatttaataaaatatttttgtcccAGGGAATCCCGTGTCTGtcctaagtatgttacttgtaaagggaatgaAGAGAGCCCATTTACCTTTCCTCTCCACAGTGTCCATTTCTAAGTTcattaattttgtcaagtgtccaatGTTTTGCTTCTGAATTTTTGGTCTGGCTCCTAGATGCAAAGAATGTTGGATCTGCTCTGCTGAATGAGTCTCAGAGTACTGGAGTAGAAAACCTTTGAGTTATAACAGCTTTGCTCTGACTGGGCTTGGAATTCAAGGATCCTCTGATTCCTGGTATATGTCAACTTCCTGCATCTCACTCTTTTTGTAGTCGTTTAAATACTTAATCTGGTGACTCAGCTGATATTTTTTAACTACCTCTTAGAAAAGTTGAATTCATTTAAGATCAAATGTTCCAGGTTTCTTTGTATAAGTCAAGTGCACAATAGTGCATTCAGATTTACAGCAGCCTTTTGTCTTGTGTAAATCATTCCAACTGAAGAACTAGTTAAACTGCATTATTCAACCATCAAAGCAAAGACTAATTTATACTTGCTTCAGATTCAAAGTCCACATACTCTGACAACAGGCATGTTGTAACTATGAAGGCCAGCTATGGCACCTGGATGtcagtttaatttttttcttctccagTTTTTCTGATGACAGGATTagcttctgtgtttttaaaaaaaacaaattaaacatacATAACattttggaaaagcagtataatTGAGATAATTTGCTACTTAAGGTAACTTCTGCTTTATAGTACCTGGGAATTTCTTAGGGCTTGTATCTTTTTGCACTTTTAACCAATTGTGATCCGATAAGACTGGGCCTCTCTGTTGGGAGTTCAGGGAGATATAATCTTCCTGTTAAAAGGAAGCACCAGCTATTACTCCAGTCTCCAGTACCATTCTTGACCTTAAACAAAAAGCAGAGAGGTCTTGTGTTCATGCATTATTtgttaactctgtgtgtgtgtgtgtgtgtgtaattataattataattattaaatatataaaaattctcttagacgtacgtgtcgcaaatcccatgtgtggcagctctcacaagagttcgcaggggagggggagaggaaagcgtcAGTGGAGAAAATAAGGTGAATGGCCAGGCtggtgggcaggcggggagagaacgtggcggccaggccagcaggcaggcagggagaaaaagtggCCAGGCcatcaggagagaaagagggaggggggccgagaatgagggagatctagaggcacagatgccaGCTAGTACTAAATATATTTGAGGGGAAGGAGAATAATACCGccattcctaaagtggctcagggtggtttacattaaatgACCAAGATCCAAAATGTTGCTAACTCCAGTTGGCATTGTGTGATAACAATGTCAAGGCATTAAACTATAAATTTGATCACATTTCTATCCACAGCTGAGGATGattgtttccttttcctttttttaaagaacacaatTCCAACCAAGCGAATGAGCCAATGTGGTTAAGTGCAAATGTGCTGGATTTGTACCAGGGAGGCTTGGATTCAAATTCCTCTCGTGTTTTGCTTAAGGCCACCCAAAATATATCTCAGAATATGTATTCATCAGCAACATGGGCATTACCATCTACCGCAGTTATTTTGAAATCGAGACAAAGAAATTAAGGCAACTTGGacgttaaaaatactgtttttaaaaatatacataccCTGCCTTCCTTTCATGGAACTCAAGATGCCTGTATGGTTACAGTCTATCAAATGTGCCAGTAACAAAATATATTGTTTTGTTCACGAAGTCACATCTACTCTAACTTCTGCTCTGGAAGCTGACATGCCACTCTGGAGACTCTCTCTAAGACAAGTGCTGTCAATTGGGTTGGGATCCCCTACACAGTTAGAATTTACAAGCAGTGTCCCAATAGAATTAACAAATtcaaatctaaaaacaaaataatggtTTTGCAGAGACTTATAGGCCTAGCATATTCAATACAGATATGCATGCATGATGGAAATGGCAGTTAGGCTTAAGAGTATGTTTTGTATCTGCCAGGGTTTCTGTTCATCCTGTAGCTGTTCAGCAGGtgcagatctccccccccccccccgtactgaGGGAAACTGCACCTGGTGAAATTTCTGCCTCTCAAGAGGCCACTAAAGGCACAGGACTtgggatgtggggtggggtgggggagtagcTCCTTAGATCAGCTTCAGAAATAACGTTTTCTGGGGCAGTCACATCACCTCtgtctcctgctctcctctccctccaataCCGTACTGACCAATCTGGACTGCATTTCCCTCCTCCACGGGAAAGTGGGGGAAGCCATGAAGGACAAACAGTAGTGCTCTGCTCCTTTGCACAGTGCAGTGCTATAGAAGGCATCTTTATCTCAAATACAGCAGCCTCCATGATGGTGCTCCTGCGTTAAACAGGGTGGCATTGTGGAGGCTGTGGGCAGGGCTTTCTCCTTCCTGCTTTGTGTGTTGAAGAAGAATATAGTGCTCTCATGTAAAAATGAATTACAGAGCAATTTCTAAGAATTCTATGCAAGACTTTCACCTTTCCCAGTCTGTCTTTGGAAGGGGAAGCAGCCCACAAGCAGCTGTTAGAGCGCTGTTCTGTTGGGGCTTCCAAGTGAGATTGCTGCTTTTTCTCTTTGTTGTGCGAAGCAAGTAGAAGAGAGCCTCGCCTACAGAGCCAGCATCTCGAAGGCTGCCTGTGAGATAAAGAGGAGCCTTATTAGCATTGCCCTATGCAAAGCCGCACAGCGCTTGCTGtcctcccaccagcctctgaCTGCCTGTGGAATTTCCTCCTTTTTCCTTTGCTCTTCCAGGAAGTAAGCAGGGATCCCTCTTGTGTTGTCCTCTGATTCTAACCGTCTTTTCCTCGTTTGAAAAGGGGGGAGCTGGGCTCAAAAAGCAGTTCACAAAGGCTGTTTCCTGCTTGCTTTCTGAAAGAGGGGGCGGGGGTGTGGCAGTCCTGCAGACAGCTTTTAGAATACAGTCTTGGAGCAGCAGACCCTTCATGTTTCCTTTCTCATTTCATGTCTTATATTTGTTCCGTCTTAGGTCTAATGTATACATTTTATTCATCTGATCTTACTTGGCACCTCATTAAAGATCAGTTAGTCTCTAACTGGCCACCTGTTCAAGATTTTTCTTAAAATTGTATTTGTGCTGTAACTTGAAGCAtgctaaaatgtcccccccccttttttttccacTAGGGGGAAATGCTGTCTGTCCAGTTGTGAGGATCAGTGACAACTGAACCACTGGTGGTGTGTGCAACATGGGAACAGCCATCTTCGTTGTCTTGGAGACCATCCACCTGGATTGCTGATAATCACTGCatcatttctgaagtttgcatgggGTACAGAAGACACTAATACTCTAGGAAGCAGCCAAGTGTGGCAGGATGTTTGGACGATGATGATGGCAAGGAAGCAAGATGTTCGCATTCCCACCTATAACATCAGTGTGGTGGGATTGTCTGGAACGGAAAAAGAGAAAGGGCAGTGTGGCATTGGAAAGTCCTGCCTATGCAATAGGTTTGTACGGCCCAAGGCAGATGACTTCCACTTGGATCACACTTCAGTTCTCAGCACTAGTGACTTTGGAGGGAGGGTTGTTAACAATGATCACTTCCTCTACTGGGGAGAAGTTGTGCGTTCCTTGGAGGACTGTGTGGAATGTAAAATGCACATTGTGGAGCAGACTGAGTTTATTGATGACCAGACTTTCCAGCCTCACCGTAGCACGGCCCTGCAGCCCTACATCAAGAGGGCAGCTGCAACCAAACTTGCATCAGCTGAAAAGCTCATGTATTTTTGCACTGATCAGCTTGGGCTGGAGCAGGACTTTGAACAGAAGCAGATGCCGGATGGGAAGCTGCTTATAGATGGCTTTCTCCTCTGCATTGACGTCAGCAGGGGTATGAACAGGAACTTTGATGATCAGCTCAAGTTTGTTTCGAACCTGTACAATCAACTCACGAAAACAAAAAAGCCAACCGTAGTGGTCCTGACAAAGTGTGATGAAGGCGTGGAGCGGTACATTAGAGATGCGCACACTTTTGCCTTAAGCAAGAAGAACCTCCAGGTGGTGGAGACATCTGCCAGATCCAATGTGAACGTTGACTTGGCTTTCAGCACTTTAGTGCAGCTGATCGACAAAAGCAGGGGCAAGACTAAAATTATCCCTTATTTTGAGGCTTTGAAGCAGCAGAGCCAACAGATCGCTGCTGCGAAAGATAAGTATGAGTGGCTCGTGAGTCGCATTGTTAAAAATCACAATGAGACTTGGTTGAATGTCTCACGAAAGATGCAGTCCTCTCCAGAGTATCAGGATTATGTGTATTTAGAAGGGACACAGAAAGCCAAAAAGCTCTTCGTGCAGCACATTCATCGCCTCAAACAAGAACATATAGAGCGTAGGAGGAAGCTGTATCTTGCTGCTTTGCCTCTTGCTTTCGATGCCCTTATTCCGGACCTTGATGAAATAAACCACTTGAGCTGTATAAAAGTTGAGAAGCAGTTGGAGACGAAGCCGGACTTCTTAAAGTGGTTTGTTGTTCTGGAGGAGACACCCTGGGACACCACTAGCCATATAGACAACTTGGAGAATGAGCGCATTCCATTTGATCTGATGGAGACCCTGCCTGCACAGCAGCTTTATGAGGTCCATCTAGAAAAGTTGAGGAATGAGAGGAAAAGGGCAGAAATGAGAAGGGCCTTCAAAGAGAATTTGGAGACTTCACCTTTCATAACGCCAGGAAAACCTTGGGAAGAGGCTCGTAGTTTCATCATGAACGAAGACTTCTACATGTGGCTTGAGGAGTCTGTCTACATGGATATTTACAGTAGGCATCAAAAGCAAATTATAGAGAAGGCAAAGGAGGAGTTTCAGGAGCTGCTTTTAGAGTATTCAGAACTGTTCTATGAGCTGGAGCTTGATGCCAAACCCAGCAAAGAAAAAATGGGTGTCATCCAGGATGTGCTGGGTGAAGAGCAGAGATTTAAATCATTGCAGAAGTTACAGGCTGAACGAGATGCCCTGATTCTGAAGCACATTCATTTTGTGTATCACCCAACAAAGGAAACCTGTCCTAGCTGTCCAGCTTGCATAGATGCTAAAATTGAGCACTTGATAAGTTCCAGGTTTATAAGGGCATCTGATCGCAACCAGAAAAACTTGCTTTCAGATTCCAATATAGATAGGATCAACCTGGTCATCCTTGGTAAAGATGGACTTGCACGTGAGCTAGCAAATGAGATTCGGGCTCTTTGCACAAATGATGACAAGTATGTGATAGATGGGAAAATGTATGAGCTATCCTTGAGACCAATAGAGGGTAACGTTAGGCTTCCTGTTAATTCTTTCCAGACACCAACATTTCAGCCACATGGTTGCCTCTGCCTTTATAACTCTAAAGAATCTCTGTCTTATGTTGTTGAAAGTATTGAAAAAAGTAGAGAATCGACCCTTGGCCGAAGGGACAACCACTTAGTTCATCTTCCTCTTACTCTGATCCTGGTGAACAAGAGAGGAGATCCCAGTGGCGAAACACTACACAGCTTAATACAGCAAGGACAGCAGATTGCCAGTAAGCTACAGTGTGTCTTCCTTGACCCTGCTTCTGCTGGTATTGGATATGGGCGTAACATTAACGAAAAGCAAATCAGTCAAGTTCTGAAAGGCTTGCTAGACTCAAAACGCAACTTAAATCTGGTGAGCTCAACAGCGAGCATTAAAGACCTGGCTGATATTGACCTTCGGATTGTCATGTGCTTATTGTGTGGAGATCCCTTTAATGCGGATGATATCCTTCTACCCATTCTTCAGTCCCAAACCTGTAGGCCTTCCCAGTGCGGAAGCAGCAATTCTGTGTTACTTGAACTTCCCATAGGACCACACAAAAGACGCATAGAGCTCTCCTTGCTTTCTTACCATTCTTCATTTAGCATTAGGAAAAGC contains:
- the ARHGAP35 gene encoding rho GTPase-activating protein 35 isoform X2, translated to MMMARKQDVRIPTYNISVVGLSGTEKEKGQCGIGKSCLCNRFVRPKADDFHLDHTSVLSTSDFGGRVVNNDHFLYWGEVVRSLEDCVECKMHIVEQTEFIDDQTFQPHRSTALQPYIKRAAATKLASAEKLMYFCTDQLGLEQDFEQKQMPDGKLLIDGFLLCIDVSRGMNRNFDDQLKFVSNLYNQLTKTKKPTVVVLTKCDEGVERYIRDAHTFALSKKNLQVVETSARSNVNVDLAFSTLVQLIDKSRGKTKIIPYFEALKQQSQQIAAAKDKYEWLVSRIVKNHNETWLNVSRKMQSSPEYQDYVYLEGTQKAKKLFVQHIHRLKQEHIERRRKLYLAALPLAFDALIPDLDEINHLSCIKVEKQLETKPDFLKWFVVLEETPWDTTSHIDNLENERIPFDLMETLPAQQLYEVHLEKLRNERKRAEMRRAFKENLETSPFITPGKPWEEARSFIMNEDFYMWLEESVYMDIYSRHQKQIIEKAKEEFQELLLEYSELFYELELDAKPSKEKMGVIQDVLGEEQRFKSLQKLQAERDALILKHIHFVYHPTKETCPSCPACIDAKIEHLISSRFIRASDRNQKNLLSDSNIDRINLVILGKDGLARELANEIRALCTNDDKYVIDGKMYELSLRPIEGNVRLPVNSFQTPTFQPHGCLCLYNSKESLSYVVESIEKSRESTLGRRDNHLVHLPLTLILVNKRGDPSGETLHSLIQQGQQIASKLQCVFLDPASAGIGYGRNINEKQISQVLKGLLDSKRNLNLVSSTASIKDLADIDLRIVMCLLCGDPFNADDILLPILQSQTCRPSQCGSSNSVLLELPIGPHKRRIELSLLSYHSSFSIRKSWLVHGYILFYSAKRKASLAMLRAFLCEVQDIIPVQIVALTDGSIDVLDNDLSREQLTEGEEIAQDIDGKFTTIPCRQPQHKLEIFHPFFKDVVEKKNIIEATHMYDNAAEACSTTEEVFNSPRADSPLCNSNLQDSEEDIEPPTYSPFREDPSLPTLSKDLSKLSMELEGNDGLSVFSVMSTFESKLNNKVPPPVKPKPPVHFDITKGDLSYLDQGHRDRQRQSVSSSSWPPTDGFDPSDYAEPMDAVVKPRNEEENIYSVPHDSTQGKIITIRNINKTQSNGSGNGSDSEMDTSSLERGRKVSIISKPVLYRTRCTRLGRFASYRTSFSVGSDDELGPIRKKEEDQTSQGYKGDNAVIPYETTDEDPRKRNILRSLRRTTKKPKPKPRPSITKTTWESNYFGVPLTTVVTPEKPIPIFIERCIEYIEATGLSTEGIYRVSGNKSEMESLQRQFDQDHNLDLAEKDFTVNAVAGAMKSFFSELPDPLVPYNMQIELVEAHKINDREQKLHALKEVLKKFPKENHEVFKYVISHLNKVSHNSRTNLMTSENLSICFWPTLMRPDFSTMDALTATRIYQTIIELFIQQCPFFFYNRPILEPPGAMPSSPSAICASMPFLSSTPVMAQPSPPQTPPPSPQSPLQSLLPPQLQAEQHTL
- the ARHGAP35 gene encoding rho GTPase-activating protein 35 isoform X1 translates to MMMARKQDVRIPTYNISVVGLSGTEKEKGQCGIGKSCLCNRFVRPKADDFHLDHTSVLSTSDFGGRVVNNDHFLYWGEVVRSLEDCVECKMHIVEQTEFIDDQTFQPHRSTALQPYIKRAAATKLASAEKLMYFCTDQLGLEQDFEQKQMPDGKLLIDGFLLCIDVSRGMNRNFDDQLKFVSNLYNQLTKTKKPTVVVLTKCDEGVERYIRDAHTFALSKKNLQVVETSARSNVNVDLAFSTLVQLIDKSRGKTKIIPYFEALKQQSQQIAAAKDKYEWLVSRIVKNHNETWLNVSRKMQSSPEYQDYVYLEGTQKAKKLFVQHIHRLKQEHIERRRKLYLAALPLAFDALIPDLDEINHLSCIKVEKQLETKPDFLKWFVVLEETPWDTTSHIDNLENERIPFDLMETLPAQQLYEVHLEKLRNERKRAEMRRAFKENLETSPFITPGKPWEEARSFIMNEDFYMWLEESVYMDIYSRHQKQIIEKAKEEFQELLLEYSELFYELELDAKPSKEKMGVIQDVLGEEQRFKSLQKLQAERDALILKHIHFVYHPTKETCPSCPACIDAKIEHLISSRFIRASDRNQKNLLSDSNIDRINLVILGKDGLARELANEIRALCTNDDKYVIDGKMYELSLRPIEGNVRLPVNSFQTPTFQPHGCLCLYNSKESLSYVVESIEKSRESTLGRRDNHLVHLPLTLILVNKRGDPSGETLHSLIQQGQQIASKLQCVFLDPASAGIGYGRNINEKQISQVLKGLLDSKRNLNLVSSTASIKDLADIDLRIVMCLLCGDPFNADDILLPILQSQTCRPSQCGSSNSVLLELPIGPHKRRIELSLLSYHSSFSIRKSWLVHGYILFYSAKRKASLAMLRAFLCEVQDIIPVQIVALTDGSIDVLDNDLSREQLTEGEEIAQDIDGKFTTIPCRQPQHKLEIFHPFFKDVVEKKNIIEATHMYDNAAEACSTTEEVFNSPRADSPLCNSNLQDSEEDIEPPTYSPFREDPSLPTLSKDLSKLSMELEGNDGLSVFSVMSTFESKLNNKVPPPVKPKPPVHFDITKGDLSYLDQGHRDRQRQSVSSSSWPPTDGFDPSDYAEPMDAVVKPRNEEENIYSVPHDSTQGKIITIRNINKTQSNGSGNGSDSEMDTSSLERGRKVSIISKPVLYRTRCTRLGRFASYRTSFSVGSDDELGPIRKKEEDQTSQGYKGDNAVIPYETTDEDPRKRNILRSLRRTTKKPKPKPRPSITKTTWESNYFGVPLTTVVTPEKPIPIFIERCIEYIEATAGLSTEGIYRVSGNKSEMESLQRQFDQDHNLDLAEKDFTVNAVAGAMKSFFSELPDPLVPYNMQIELVEAHKINDREQKLHALKEVLKKFPKENHEVFKYVISHLNKVSHNSRTNLMTSENLSICFWPTLMRPDFSTMDALTATRIYQTIIELFIQQCPFFFYNRPILEPPGAMPSSPSAICASMPFLSSTPVMAQPSPPQTPPPSPQSPLQSLLPPQLQAEQHTL